The following proteins are encoded in a genomic region of Oreochromis aureus strain Israel breed Guangdong linkage group 8, ZZ_aureus, whole genome shotgun sequence:
- the LOC116323480 gene encoding cilia- and flagella-associated protein 251-like produces the protein MQDHNYYFSGEKIKDVLTNKLGHEEEKLLEETKVFLGVAFSRWTSLKRDKSFQSDAEVACFLLDSYERVVMTSAPTKEKPLQVPAPATSHSFNGANSYERVVMTSAPTKEKPSQVPAPATFGTTRSFNSYERVVMTSLATKEKPIQVIGPAAFGTTRSFSGANRFPYPRLPNGVGMRPVMNLRPADPGILKMVVFVPPRATSGLTQVRRNAQDAPPQLNAGLKRWVIDHLQLKKKQEEGPTKMELEERHIEEEQEERCIKMELEERRIEEERRIEEEQEERRIKTELEEHCIETELEERHIETDLEQRRIINQQEERHEKEEQEECHLKDEHKERQIKEEQEEHHINGEEVEVNLNRIKEADIAGFLLTSVHVKSENDEKKPQSPQPYQGPPLKNRQAQTQNRGSGKRMKTETEDDGASKQARNAHHSSCLPQNTNVQASDFTETKDVAVGGDCDNYWQEPLSASEPETEDGKSKNSNLHQSLSESGSETEDSSIDNYNLHGSSTESGSETEDSSIDNYNLHGSSSESGSETEDSSIDNYNLNGSSSESGSETESSSSSSSSSIDNYNLHGPSSESGSETESSSSVDNYNLHGPSSESGSETEGSSNEDDGKWQKPLLNSESKLVNSGANGKKRFHTPEKPFHCKIRRKTSKIF, from the exons ATGCAGGATCATAATTATTATTTCTCAGGAGAAAAGATCAAGGACGTGCTGACGAACAAGCTGGGGCACGAAGAGGAAAAACTCTTGGAAGAAACGAAAGTGTTCTTAGGCGTCGCCTTCTCCAGGTGGACCTCGCTGAAGAGGGACAAAAGTTTTCAGAGTGATGCCGAAGTGGCCTGCTTTCTGCTGGACAG CTATGAGAGAGTTGTGATGACATCAGCGCCCACAAAGGAAAAGCCTTTACAAGTCCCAGCTCCAGCAACCAGTCATTCTTTCAATGGAGCCAACAG CTATGAGAGAGTTGTGATGACATCAGCGCCCACAAAGGAAAAGCCTTCACAAGTCCCAGCTCCAGCTACCTTTGGTACCACTCGTTCTTTCAACAG CTATGAGAGAGTTGTGATGACATCATTGGCCACAAAGGAAAAACCGATACAAGTCATAGGTCCAGCTGCCTTTGGCACCACTCGTTCTTTCAGTGGAGCAAACAG ATTTCCATATCCAAGATTGCCAAATGGAGTGGGGATGCGTCCAGTGATGAACCTTCGACCAGCGGACCCCGGAATTCTCAAAATGGTTGTATTTGTACCTCCGCGAGCAACATCAGGGTTAACACAAGTCAGGAGAA ATGCCCAAGATGCTCCACCTCAATTAAATGCTGGTCTGAAACGGTGGGTCATAGATCATCTCCAgctaaagaaaaaacaggaagaagggCCCACAAAGATGGAGCTGGAGGAGCGTCATatagaggaggagcaggaggagcgTTGTATAAAGATGGAGCTGGAGGAGCGTCGTATAGAGGAGGAGCGTCGTatagaggaggagcaggaggagcgTCGTATAAAGACGGAGCTGGAAGAGCATTGTATAGAGACGGAGCTGGAGGAGCGTCATATAGAGACGGATCTGGAGCAGCGTCGTATAATAAATCAGCAGGAGGAGCGCCACGAAAAGGAGGAGCAGGAAGAATGCCACTTAAAAGACGAACACAAAGAACGCCAAAtaaaggaggagcaggaggaacaTCACATAAATGGCGAAGAGGTTGAAGTGAATCTTAATAGGATAAAGGAGGCTGATATCGCTGGGTTCCTGCTCACTTCTGTTCATGTgaagagtgaaaatgatgaaaagaaaCCGCAGTCCCCACAACCTTATCAAGGCCCACCTCTCAAAAACAGGCAAGCGCAGACACAAAACAGAGGATCAGGTAAACgaatgaaaacagaaactgaGGACGATGGAGCAAGCAAACAGGCTAGGAACGCTCATCACAGTAGCTGTTTACCACAGAATACTAATGTACAGGCTTCAGACTTCACCGAGACTAAAGATGTTGCTGTGGGTGGTGATTGTGATAATTATTGGCAGGAGCCATTGTCTGCTTCTGAACCTGAAACTGAAGATGGCAAGAGTAAAAATTCTAACCTGCATCAATCTCTGTCAGAATCTGGATCTGAAACTGAAGACAGCAGCATTGATAATTATAACTTGCATGGATCTTCAACAGAATCTGGCTCTGAAACTGAAGATAGCAGCATCGATAATTATAACTTGCATGGATCTTCATCAGAATCTGGCTCTGAAACTGAAGACAGCAGCATTGATAATTATAACTTGAACGGATCTTCATCAGAATCTGGATCTGAAAcggaaagcagcagcagcagcagcagcagcagcattgaTAATTATAACTTGCATGGACCTTCATCAGAATCTGGATCTGAAAcggaaagcagcagcagtgttgaTAATTATAACTTGCATGGACCTTCATCAGAATCTGGATCTGAAACTGAAGGCAGCAGCAATGAAGATGATGGTAAATGGCAGAAACCATTGTTAAACTCTGAATCTAAACTTGTAAACAGTGGTGCAAATGGAAAAAAGCGATTTCACACACCAGAGAAACCATTTCATTGTAAAATTAGACGTAAAAcaagtaaaatattttaa